One genomic region from Candidatus Eremiobacteraceae bacterium encodes:
- a CDS encoding PD-(D/E)XK nuclease family protein, with protein MADLQSAFAWSWSRHRAFYECPRRTYWQYYGSWGGWEPDASKDSALAYRLKQLKSLAMLVGESFHNVIGERLRMRGDAPSPVPAQKIRDEVERRLLKRLRESRNRDWERFGQPKQYAILFEDYYGIGVSAEQQEAAIAQIGSCTETFARSSYGRRSFAIPLDRLRIVDPLDFEDAKMLVDGVTVFAKPDLVVEDKDGVLHIVDWKTGRPSKANIAQLAVYGLYVSARLGTPIENVVAHLVYLTTGEADRYDNLREGVGEARRMIATYTADVRDRLTDIPNNVAGDIEQFPMTANVALCRRCNFREICGRLDGPPSPPADEED; from the coding sequence GTGGCCGATCTGCAGAGCGCGTTCGCCTGGTCGTGGTCGCGTCATCGCGCGTTCTACGAATGTCCGCGGCGCACGTACTGGCAGTATTACGGCTCGTGGGGCGGCTGGGAACCTGATGCTTCGAAAGATTCGGCGCTGGCCTATCGGCTGAAGCAGCTCAAGAGTCTCGCCATGCTCGTCGGCGAATCGTTTCACAACGTCATCGGCGAGCGTCTGCGCATGCGCGGCGACGCCCCGTCGCCGGTTCCGGCCCAGAAGATCCGCGATGAAGTCGAGCGCCGTCTGCTCAAACGACTTCGTGAGTCGCGCAATCGCGACTGGGAGCGCTTCGGCCAGCCCAAGCAATATGCGATTCTCTTCGAAGACTATTACGGGATCGGCGTGAGCGCGGAGCAGCAGGAGGCAGCCATCGCGCAGATCGGTTCGTGCACCGAGACGTTCGCTCGATCAAGCTACGGGCGCCGCTCGTTTGCGATCCCGCTCGACCGGCTGCGCATCGTCGATCCGTTGGACTTCGAGGACGCGAAGATGCTCGTCGACGGCGTGACGGTTTTCGCCAAACCCGACCTCGTCGTCGAAGATAAGGATGGCGTGCTGCATATCGTCGACTGGAAGACCGGTCGTCCGAGCAAAGCGAATATCGCGCAGCTCGCAGTCTACGGCCTCTACGTCTCGGCGCGGCTCGGTACCCCGATCGAAAACGTCGTCGCCCACCTCGTTTACCTTACGACCGGAGAAGCGGATCGCTACGACAATTTGCGCGAAGGCGTCGGCGAGGCGCGGCGCATGATCGCCACCTACACCGCCGATGTGCGCGATCGGCTCACCGATATCCCGAACAACGTAGCAGGCGACATCGAACAATTTCCGATGACGGCGAATGTCGCGCTCTGCCGGCGTTGCAACTTCCGCGAGATCTGCGGACGGCTCGACGGGCCGCCGAGTCCGCCCGCGGACGAAGAAGACTAG
- a CDS encoding DUF3465 domain-containing protein yields the protein MIDCSPTALSEYSDAAARAAIAAGRITDVAVEGSVIDQPTFFTGRHTHARHESFDIVTEHGLTLRVIDNVSLAPAIPVKIGDSVVVQGQLVPKAGESIIHDTHHCPGPGWHRGGWIEWRGHRYA from the coding sequence ATGATCGATTGCTCGCCCACTGCTCTTTCGGAGTACTCCGATGCCGCCGCTCGCGCGGCCATCGCCGCAGGTCGAATCACCGATGTCGCTGTCGAAGGGTCGGTCATCGACCAGCCGACGTTCTTCACCGGGCGGCACACGCACGCGCGCCATGAATCGTTCGACATCGTCACCGAGCACGGACTCACGCTGCGCGTCATCGACAACGTATCGCTCGCGCCTGCGATTCCGGTGAAGATCGGCGATTCGGTCGTGGTGCAAGGACAGCTCGTGCCAAAAGCCGGCGAATCGATCATCCACGACACGCACCACTGCCCCGGACCAGGTTGGCACCGCGGCGGATGGATCGAGTGGCGCGGCCACCGATACGCATAG